From the Thermococcus guaymasensis DSM 11113 genome, one window contains:
- a CDS encoding monovalent cation/H+ antiporter complex subunit F, with protein sequence MAEENLLVILPYAVAFLIFTATLVSYRVLFGPTLADRAVALNTATTKAVVIIAMLALLYDAPYLLDISIVLLMVNAVGGLIIAKYMEVRS encoded by the coding sequence ATGGCTGAAGAAAATCTTCTGGTGATTCTGCCCTACGCGGTAGCCTTCCTGATATTCACGGCAACGCTGGTCAGCTACCGCGTCCTCTTCGGCCCAACCCTCGCGGACAGGGCGGTGGCGCTGAACACTGCCACAACAAAGGCCGTCGTCATAATAGCGATGCTCGCGCTCCTCTACGACGCCCCTTACCTCCTCGACATAAGCATCGTGCTCCTCATGGTCAACGCGGTGGGAGGCCTCATCATAGCCAAGTACATGGAGGTGAGGTCGTGA
- a CDS encoding Na+/H+ antiporter subunit E gives MSRIHFYLRSRLEEVRKRVLYESYEAKKLPAWERVGITWLALFAFWVVVSGKFSPPHLATGAVVTFIVALITRDFLTDDIRQTGHLLSKALYIFLFLIPQYLFIMAFRLLESNLRVVRNVILMDINPGIVKVKTDLHSNTGLTVLANSITLTPGTLTLDVDKKLGEAYLYVHWIDVETLDQEKMGMKIKGELEEWLKKIFW, from the coding sequence ATGAGCCGCATCCACTTCTATCTTCGAAGCCGTCTTGAGGAAGTTCGAAAGAGGGTTCTCTATGAGAGCTACGAGGCGAAGAAGCTCCCCGCCTGGGAGAGGGTGGGCATCACCTGGCTGGCGCTCTTCGCCTTCTGGGTGGTTGTGAGCGGAAAGTTCTCGCCTCCTCACCTCGCAACGGGTGCTGTGGTCACTTTCATCGTGGCCCTCATTACAAGGGACTTCCTGACCGACGATATAAGGCAGACGGGCCATCTGCTGTCCAAGGCGCTTTACATATTCCTTTTCCTGATTCCCCAGTACCTCTTCATCATGGCGTTCCGTCTACTTGAGAGCAACCTCCGCGTTGTGAGAAACGTTATCCTGATGGACATAAACCCCGGGATAGTGAAGGTAAAGACCGACCTCCACTCGAACACCGGGCTCACCGTCCTGGCGAACTCCATAACCCTCACTCCGGGGACGCTCACCCTCGACGTTGACAAGAAGCTTGGGGAGGCCTACCTCTACGTGCACTGGATTGATGTCGAGACCCTCGACCAGGAGAAGATGGGAATGAAGATTAAGGGGGAGCTGGAGGAATGGCTGAAGAAAATCTTCTGGTGA
- a CDS encoding RtcB family protein — protein sequence MRGDRTLEQAANVAMLPGIYKYSIVMPDGHQGYGFPIGGVAAFDVKEGVISPGGVGYDVNCGVRLIRTNLTEKEVRPRIKELVDTLFKNVPSGLGSKGRVRLHWTQLDDVLADGAKWAVDNGYGWKEDLEHLEEGGRMEGADPNAVSQKAKQRGAPQLGSLGSGNHFLEVQVVDKIFDKEIAKAYGLFEGQVVVMVHTGSRGLGHQVASDYLRIMEKANRKYGIPWPDRELVSVPFQTEEGQRYFSAMKAAANFAWANRQMITHWVRESFEEVFKRKAEDMEMHIVYDVAHNIAKVEEHEVDGRKVKVVVHRKGATRAFPAGHPDVPRAYRDVGQPVLIPGSMGTASYILAGAEGSMKETFGSSCHGAGRLLSRKAATRRYRGDRLRSELLQRGIYVRAASLRVVAEEAPGAYKSVDNVVNVVHQAGIAKLVARMRPMGVAKG from the coding sequence ATGCGCGGGGACAGGACGCTGGAGCAGGCGGCCAACGTTGCGATGCTCCCCGGCATCTACAAGTACTCCATCGTCATGCCCGACGGCCACCAAGGCTACGGCTTCCCAATCGGTGGTGTGGCTGCCTTTGACGTGAAAGAAGGTGTAATAAGCCCCGGAGGCGTCGGCTATGACGTGAATTGCGGCGTCAGACTGATTAGAACGAATTTAACGGAGAAAGAAGTCAGACCGAGGATAAAGGAGCTCGTTGACACGCTCTTCAAGAACGTGCCTTCTGGACTGGGAAGCAAGGGAAGAGTGAGACTCCACTGGACGCAGCTCGACGACGTTCTCGCAGACGGTGCCAAGTGGGCCGTCGATAACGGCTACGGCTGGAAGGAGGATTTGGAGCATCTTGAGGAAGGCGGGAGGATGGAAGGGGCCGACCCGAATGCCGTCAGCCAGAAGGCCAAGCAGAGAGGCGCTCCACAGCTCGGCTCCCTCGGCTCCGGAAACCACTTCCTTGAGGTTCAGGTGGTTGATAAGATCTTTGACAAAGAGATAGCCAAGGCCTACGGCCTCTTCGAGGGGCAAGTCGTGGTGATGGTTCACACCGGTTCGCGCGGACTCGGCCACCAGGTCGCGAGCGACTACCTCAGGATAATGGAGAAGGCCAACAGGAAGTACGGAATCCCCTGGCCTGACAGAGAGCTCGTCAGCGTCCCCTTCCAGACGGAGGAGGGACAGAGGTATTTCAGCGCGATGAAGGCGGCCGCAAACTTCGCCTGGGCCAACAGGCAGATGATAACCCACTGGGTCAGGGAGAGCTTTGAGGAGGTCTTCAAGAGGAAGGCCGAAGACATGGAGATGCACATAGTCTACGACGTCGCCCACAACATAGCCAAGGTGGAGGAGCACGAGGTAGACGGAAGGAAGGTCAAGGTCGTCGTCCACAGGAAGGGAGCAACGAGGGCCTTCCCAGCAGGCCACCCCGATGTACCGAGGGCCTACCGCGACGTCGGCCAGCCCGTCCTGATTCCCGGCTCGATGGGAACCGCGAGCTACATTCTGGCCGGAGCAGAGGGTTCGATGAAGGAGACCTTCGGTTCGAGCTGCCACGGCGCCGGAAGACTCCTGAGCAGGAAAGCTGCAACGAGGAGGTACCGCGGTGATAGACTGAGAAGCGAGCTCCTTCAGAGGGGAATCTACGTGAGGGCCGCTTCGCTCCGTGTCGTTGCCGAAGAAGCTCCCGGAGCCTACAAGAGCGTCGACAACGTCGTCAATGTCGTCCACCAAGCCGGCATAGCGAAGCTCGTCGCGAGGATGCGCCCGATGGGCGTCGCCAAGGGCTGA
- a CDS encoding tRNA (cytosine(49)-C(5))-methyltransferase, translating into MSARDVIRETNPAFYERYSKLEDTDEFWEFLVRPLRQSIRVNTLKAPLEVVVERLQEEFELEPIPWVREGFFINVDNLAKVPEHSLGLIFGQEASSMIPPVVLDPKQGELVLDMAAAPGSKTGQIAQYMENEGCIIANDPNRDRANVLIANLNRMGVLIARVTTRDGARFARFENTFDRVLLDAPCSSVGMIRKSWRFLREWREKAVVKYMNIQKRLILAGYKALKPGGVMVYSTCTIDPLENEEVVDYLLRKTDARLEKIDLPVKTSEPVLEWEGKTYSEELKKALRIHPNDNDTEAFFIAKIVKPEGGE; encoded by the coding sequence ATGAGTGCGAGGGACGTTATTAGGGAAACCAACCCCGCCTTTTACGAGCGCTACTCCAAGCTCGAAGATACCGATGAGTTCTGGGAGTTTCTGGTTAGGCCACTCAGGCAGAGCATCAGAGTGAACACGCTCAAGGCCCCGCTGGAGGTGGTTGTTGAGAGACTTCAAGAGGAGTTCGAGCTCGAGCCGATTCCCTGGGTTAGGGAGGGGTTCTTCATCAACGTTGACAACCTCGCAAAGGTCCCGGAGCACAGTCTCGGCCTGATATTCGGCCAGGAGGCGAGCTCGATGATTCCGCCGGTGGTTCTCGATCCCAAGCAGGGAGAACTCGTCCTCGACATGGCGGCGGCTCCGGGCTCGAAGACAGGCCAGATAGCCCAGTACATGGAGAACGAGGGGTGCATAATAGCCAACGACCCCAACAGGGACAGGGCCAACGTCCTGATAGCGAACCTCAACAGGATGGGGGTTCTGATAGCACGTGTAACAACGAGGGACGGGGCGAGGTTTGCGCGCTTCGAGAATACCTTCGACAGGGTTCTGCTCGATGCACCGTGCTCCTCCGTTGGAATGATACGAAAGAGCTGGCGCTTCCTGAGGGAGTGGCGCGAAAAGGCCGTCGTCAAGTACATGAACATTCAGAAGAGGCTTATCTTGGCCGGTTACAAGGCTCTGAAGCCCGGTGGGGTTATGGTCTACTCCACCTGTACAATAGACCCTTTGGAAAACGAAGAGGTCGTGGACTACCTCCTTAGAAAGACCGACGCGAGGCTGGAGAAGATAGACCTGCCCGTGAAAACGAGCGAGCCCGTCCTCGAGTGGGAGGGGAAGACCTACTCGGAGGAGCTGAAAAAGGCTTTGCGCATACACCCCAACGACAACGACACCGAGGCGTTCTTCATAGCGAAGATAGTCAAGCCGGAGGGAGGGGAATGA
- the metG gene encoding methionine--tRNA ligase has translation MVRYMVTSALPYANGPIHAGHLAGAYLPADIFVRYLRLKGEEVLFICGTDEHGTPITFRALKEGRSPREIVDEFHEHIKTTFERAKISFDYFGRTELPVHYRISQEFFLKALENGHLVKKVTKQAYCEHDKMFLPDRYVIGTCPYCGAENQRGDQCEVCGRPLTPEILINPRCNICGNPITFKDSAHYYIKMQDFAERLKKWIEGRPWKPNVKNTVLGWINEGLEERAITRDLDWGIPVPLDDEDVKGKVLYVWFEAPIGYISITIEALKRAGREEEWKKFWLNLDGETRVIHFIGKDNIPFHAIFWPAFLMAYGKYKDEEVEAEWNLPYDIPANEYLNLEGKKFSTSRNWAIWVHEFLDAFPADYLRYYLTAIMPETRDSDFSFADFKVKINEELVNNLGNFVHRALTFVNRYFDGIVPERGELNDLDKQAFEEIQKAFEEVGELISQYRFKDALRRVMELAIFGNRYFDHQRPWKTAKTDRDRTATTVNVSLQIVKALGILLEPFLPDASEKIWHLLNLEELKRWEFTEIPAGHRVRKATPMFRKVTDDDIIHFILNYIARGNPESAKILLDKYYKRDDVVKVALERFKNEEEARAILKSVYGEELEVKSEKPGKASKKEKVKKKEGGKMDYVSFDDFAKLDLRVGKIIEVKDHPNADRLYVVKVDLGDEVRQLVAGLKKYYKPEELLNKTVIVIANLEPKKLRGVESQGMLLAADDGENVALLMPDKEVKLGARIR, from the coding sequence ATGGTGCGCTACATGGTAACCTCGGCACTCCCTTACGCGAACGGGCCGATTCACGCGGGCCACCTGGCGGGAGCGTATCTGCCGGCCGATATATTCGTTCGCTACCTAAGGCTCAAGGGCGAGGAAGTGCTCTTCATCTGCGGAACCGACGAGCACGGCACGCCGATAACCTTCCGCGCGCTCAAAGAAGGCAGAAGCCCGAGGGAAATCGTTGACGAGTTCCACGAGCACATAAAGACGACCTTCGAAAGGGCGAAGATAAGCTTCGACTACTTCGGCAGGACCGAGCTACCAGTGCACTATAGAATAAGCCAGGAGTTCTTTTTAAAGGCGCTTGAGAACGGCCACCTCGTCAAGAAGGTCACCAAGCAGGCCTACTGCGAGCACGACAAGATGTTCCTGCCCGATAGATACGTCATCGGAACCTGCCCCTACTGTGGGGCTGAGAACCAGCGCGGCGATCAGTGTGAGGTCTGCGGGAGGCCGTTAACGCCCGAAATCCTCATCAACCCGCGCTGTAACATCTGTGGCAACCCGATAACCTTCAAGGACTCCGCTCACTACTACATCAAAATGCAGGACTTCGCGGAGAGGCTCAAGAAGTGGATTGAGGGCAGGCCCTGGAAGCCTAACGTCAAAAACACAGTCCTCGGCTGGATTAACGAGGGACTCGAGGAGAGGGCCATAACGCGCGACCTCGACTGGGGAATCCCGGTTCCCCTCGACGACGAGGACGTTAAAGGAAAGGTCCTCTACGTCTGGTTCGAGGCTCCGATAGGCTACATCTCCATAACAATCGAGGCCCTCAAGAGGGCTGGAAGGGAGGAGGAGTGGAAGAAGTTCTGGCTCAACCTCGACGGCGAGACCAGAGTAATACACTTCATCGGCAAGGATAATATACCCTTCCACGCGATATTCTGGCCTGCCTTCCTGATGGCCTACGGAAAGTATAAGGACGAGGAAGTCGAGGCCGAGTGGAACCTCCCATACGACATTCCCGCCAACGAGTACCTCAACCTCGAGGGCAAGAAGTTCTCCACCAGCAGGAACTGGGCCATATGGGTTCACGAGTTCCTCGACGCCTTTCCAGCTGATTACCTGCGCTACTACCTCACCGCGATAATGCCCGAAACTCGCGACAGCGACTTCAGCTTCGCCGACTTCAAGGTGAAAATCAATGAAGAGCTCGTCAACAACCTCGGCAACTTCGTGCACAGGGCTTTAACCTTCGTGAACCGCTACTTCGACGGAATCGTGCCTGAGAGGGGCGAGCTCAACGACCTCGACAAACAGGCCTTCGAAGAAATTCAGAAAGCCTTCGAGGAGGTCGGCGAGCTCATAAGCCAGTACCGCTTCAAGGACGCGCTCAGAAGGGTTATGGAGCTGGCCATCTTCGGCAACCGCTACTTCGACCACCAGAGGCCGTGGAAGACGGCAAAGACCGACCGCGATAGGACGGCCACAACTGTCAACGTCTCGCTCCAGATAGTCAAGGCCCTCGGAATTCTCCTTGAACCGTTCCTGCCCGATGCCAGCGAGAAGATATGGCACCTGCTCAACCTCGAAGAGCTCAAGCGCTGGGAGTTCACCGAGATTCCCGCGGGACACCGCGTCAGGAAGGCAACGCCGATGTTCAGGAAGGTCACCGACGATGATATCATCCACTTCATCCTCAACTACATAGCGCGCGGAAACCCGGAGAGCGCTAAAATACTCCTTGACAAGTACTACAAGCGCGACGACGTCGTGAAAGTCGCCCTGGAGCGCTTCAAGAACGAGGAGGAAGCGAGGGCAATCCTTAAGAGCGTCTACGGTGAGGAGCTCGAGGTCAAGTCCGAAAAGCCCGGAAAGGCCTCGAAGAAGGAGAAGGTGAAGAAAAAGGAGGGCGGAAAGATGGACTACGTCAGCTTTGACGACTTCGCGAAGCTCGACCTCCGCGTTGGAAAGATAATCGAGGTCAAAGACCACCCGAACGCCGACAGGCTCTACGTGGTGAAGGTTGACCTCGGAGACGAGGTCAGACAGCTGGTGGCTGGCCTTAAGAAGTACTACAAGCCCGAAGAGCTCCTCAACAAGACAGTTATCGTCATAGCGAACCTCGAGCCCAAGAAGCTTAGGGGAGTAGAGAGCCAGGGAATGCTCTTGGCCGCCGATGACGGCGAGAACGTCGCCCTGCTGATGCCCGACAAGGAGGTAAAGCTCGGCGCGAGGATAAGGTGA
- the panB gene encoding 3-methyl-2-oxobutanoate hydroxymethyltransferase yields MREVTPKRIREMKGKEKITMVTAYDYPSALLADKAGIDIVFVGDSLGMVVYGDNNTLNVTMEQMVFHTRAVAKAVKRALVLADMPFSSYEVSVEEGVKNAVKLIQAGADAVKIEGGADHEKLVRKLVRMGIPVMGHTGLTPQRYLRLGGYRITGETEEEIEEILRDAKALERAGAFAVVLEFVLADVAKLVTEEVSIPTIGIGAGPYVDGQVLVWHDLLGIYESSPPFAKRYAELGKIILDALGQYNREVKSGEFPGREHYWEFMDKEDFRRKAQKALERLGDGE; encoded by the coding sequence ATGAGGGAGGTAACGCCGAAGAGAATCCGCGAGATGAAGGGGAAGGAGAAAATCACGATGGTGACGGCCTACGATTACCCCTCAGCGCTTTTAGCAGATAAGGCTGGCATAGACATCGTTTTCGTCGGCGATTCCCTTGGTATGGTCGTTTACGGCGATAACAATACGCTCAACGTAACGATGGAGCAGATGGTCTTCCACACACGGGCAGTGGCAAAAGCCGTTAAGCGGGCCCTGGTTCTGGCGGACATGCCGTTTTCGAGCTACGAGGTGAGCGTCGAAGAGGGCGTTAAGAACGCTGTGAAACTGATTCAGGCGGGAGCGGACGCTGTGAAGATTGAGGGTGGAGCAGACCACGAGAAGCTCGTCAGGAAGCTCGTGAGGATGGGGATTCCGGTTATGGGGCACACCGGTTTAACTCCCCAGCGCTATCTTCGCCTTGGTGGCTACAGAATCACAGGCGAGACAGAGGAGGAGATAGAGGAAATCCTGCGCGACGCGAAGGCCCTGGAGAGGGCCGGAGCCTTCGCGGTCGTCCTTGAGTTCGTTTTGGCCGATGTCGCGAAGCTCGTAACTGAGGAAGTCTCGATTCCGACGATAGGAATTGGGGCCGGCCCGTACGTCGACGGTCAGGTTCTGGTCTGGCACGATTTGCTGGGGATTTACGAGAGCTCGCCTCCCTTTGCCAAGCGCTACGCTGAGCTGGGCAAGATAATCCTCGATGCCCTCGGCCAGTACAACCGCGAGGTCAAGTCCGGAGAGTTCCCGGGCAGGGAGCACTACTGGGAGTTCATGGACAAGGAGGACTTCAGGAGAAAGGCTCAGAAGGCCCTCGAAAGGCTTGGAGATGGTGAGTGA
- a CDS encoding glycosyltransferase family 2 protein encodes MLGGKKISVIIPAYNEAERLPKVLERMPDFVDEVVVVDDGSSDGTYEVAEKFSRKDARIKAVRLGKNCGKGCAMREGIRHSGGDIVVFMDADGQHKPEETIKLVEPIISGEADLVIGARKVEEAGKRPFHRRLSNIITTRLIRFKLRGYVYDTQSGFRAYRREFLPEIESEGYEVETEMLLKAARMGARIREVPVGMIYDDAREGRFGPRDVFRFLKVYFKF; translated from the coding sequence ATGCTCGGCGGAAAGAAAATCAGTGTCATCATTCCAGCATACAATGAAGCGGAGAGGCTTCCAAAAGTGCTGGAGAGAATGCCTGACTTCGTGGACGAGGTAGTGGTGGTGGACGATGGCTCAAGCGATGGGACCTATGAAGTTGCAGAGAAGTTTTCCAGGAAAGACGCCCGGATAAAGGCAGTTCGTCTTGGAAAGAACTGCGGCAAGGGCTGTGCAATGCGTGAAGGAATCCGACACTCCGGGGGTGACATCGTGGTCTTTATGGACGCAGACGGCCAGCACAAGCCTGAGGAGACAATCAAACTCGTGGAGCCGATAATATCTGGCGAGGCCGACCTGGTAATCGGTGCCAGAAAGGTCGAGGAGGCCGGCAAGAGGCCTTTCCACAGGAGGCTCAGCAACATAATAACGACGAGGCTCATAAGGTTCAAGCTCAGGGGGTACGTCTACGACACCCAGAGCGGGTTCAGGGCCTACAGGCGGGAGTTCCTCCCGGAGATAGAGAGCGAGGGGTATGAGGTTGAGACTGAAATGCTCCTGAAGGCGGCGAGGATGGGCGCGAGAATAAGGGAAGTCCCAGTGGGCATGATATACGATGATGCCAGGGAGGGACGGTTTGGGCCGAGGGACGTTTTTCGTTTTCTTAAGGTATATTTTAAGTTCTGA
- a CDS encoding methyltransferase RsmF C-terminal domain-like protein codes for MSNPRDEIGKTSDAELVKRLLIENYGHAPELIYEIRGNHSKVYAYKPCQLKISDTGRRGIYFGRIESDGIRLTIEGAFLVGPKATKNVVELDDERAKRYLAGESVEIDEKDLYGWVLLKWRSYYLGSAKAKAGRLLNYVPKERRLRLE; via the coding sequence ATGAGCAACCCGAGGGACGAGATTGGCAAGACCAGCGATGCTGAGCTCGTTAAAAGGCTCCTTATCGAGAACTACGGCCACGCACCTGAGCTAATCTACGAAATCCGGGGCAACCACAGCAAGGTCTACGCCTACAAGCCTTGTCAGCTAAAGATAAGCGACACCGGCAGGAGGGGAATCTACTTCGGCAGGATAGAGAGCGACGGGATAAGGCTGACGATTGAAGGTGCCTTCCTCGTCGGGCCTAAGGCGACTAAAAACGTCGTTGAGCTGGACGATGAGCGGGCTAAACGTTACCTGGCAGGAGAGAGCGTTGAAATAGACGAGAAAGACCTCTACGGGTGGGTGCTCCTCAAATGGCGCTCCTACTACCTTGGCTCGGCCAAGGCCAAAGCTGGAAGGCTGCTCAACTACGTCCCGAAGGAGAGAAGGTTGAGGCTTGAGTGA
- a CDS encoding ribosomal biogenesis protein, whose amino-acid sequence MMLITTSHRPTRRTRSFGHDLEKVFPNSLYLTRGKKTIQDLLMEAYDRGYERLLIINVWKGNPLKMTFIKVDPEDWGYLGYLYLHGIKLQREIGFRNLRPIREDMAFVVTTAKRVGIDHTAFAQVFAELTGGKFVPRGNKSLQTIADKNNTDVIGVIENYPRGMAVNFYRFDVTKERPVGPLILVKIWIMEDGRRWDYKEALLKKPAKQQKDEKGE is encoded by the coding sequence ATGATGCTGATAACGACTTCACACAGACCCACCAGGAGGACGAGGAGCTTCGGTCACGACCTGGAGAAGGTGTTCCCCAACTCCCTCTACCTAACGAGGGGAAAGAAGACTATCCAGGACCTTCTCATGGAGGCCTACGACAGGGGCTACGAGCGGCTTCTCATCATCAACGTCTGGAAGGGAAACCCGCTCAAGATGACCTTCATCAAGGTTGACCCGGAGGACTGGGGCTACCTCGGCTACCTCTATCTCCACGGCATAAAACTCCAGCGCGAGATAGGCTTCAGGAACCTGAGGCCGATCCGCGAGGATATGGCCTTCGTCGTCACTACTGCCAAGCGTGTTGGAATAGACCACACGGCCTTCGCACAAGTCTTTGCGGAGCTGACCGGCGGAAAGTTCGTGCCGAGGGGCAACAAGAGCCTCCAGACGATAGCCGACAAGAACAACACCGACGTTATCGGAGTAATCGAGAACTACCCAAGGGGGATGGCTGTAAACTTCTACCGCTTCGACGTCACAAAGGAGAGGCCAGTCGGCCCGCTGATCCTCGTGAAGATCTGGATTATGGAAGACGGGCGGAGATGGGACTACAAGGAAGCCCTTCTGAAGAAACCGGCCAAGCAGCAAAAAGATGAGAAAGGAGAGTGA
- a CDS encoding adenosylhomocysteinase, with protein sequence MDCTKDYCVKDLSLAPSGEKKIDWVSRFMPVLQTIRKEFEREKPFKGVRIATTLHLEMKTAFLLLTLKAGGAEVSAAASNPLSTQDDVVAALAKAGVKVYAIRGESREEYYENMHRALDIKPNIIIDDGADMISTVHRERPELIDEIWGASEETTTGVIRLRAMEKDGVLRFPIIAVNDSYTKYLFDNRYGTGQSTWDGIIRTTNLLVAGKNVVVVGYGWCGRGIAMRARGLGATVIVVEVDPIRALEARMDGFLVMDMKEAAKVGDIFVTSTGNIKCIRKEHFELMKDGVIMANAGHFDVEIWKPDLEELAVEISEPRPNIREYKLADGRRLYLLADGRLVNLAAADGHPAEIMDMSFALQAKAAEYILNNHERLEPKVYVLPREIDEMVARIKLASMGIKIEELTEEQKKYLESWEHGT encoded by the coding sequence ATGGACTGCACGAAGGACTACTGCGTTAAAGACCTGAGCCTCGCTCCGAGCGGGGAGAAGAAGATTGACTGGGTCTCGCGCTTCATGCCCGTCCTCCAGACGATAAGGAAGGAGTTCGAGAGGGAGAAGCCCTTCAAGGGCGTCAGGATTGCGACGACGCTCCACCTTGAGATGAAGACAGCTTTTCTGCTCCTGACCCTCAAGGCTGGCGGTGCCGAGGTTTCAGCGGCGGCGAGCAATCCTCTCTCGACGCAGGACGACGTTGTGGCGGCCCTCGCTAAGGCCGGCGTCAAGGTCTATGCCATCAGGGGCGAGAGCAGGGAGGAGTACTACGAGAACATGCACAGGGCTTTAGACATAAAACCCAACATCATCATAGACGACGGGGCGGACATGATAAGCACCGTCCACCGCGAAAGGCCTGAGTTAATAGACGAAATCTGGGGCGCGAGCGAGGAAACAACGACTGGCGTGATTAGGCTCCGCGCGATGGAGAAGGACGGGGTTCTTAGGTTCCCGATAATAGCAGTCAACGACAGCTATACCAAATACCTCTTCGACAACCGCTACGGAACGGGCCAGTCAACGTGGGACGGCATAATAAGGACAACCAACCTGCTCGTTGCAGGAAAGAACGTCGTCGTTGTCGGCTACGGCTGGTGCGGAAGGGGCATAGCGATGCGCGCTCGTGGACTGGGTGCGACTGTCATAGTCGTTGAAGTTGATCCGATCAGGGCTTTGGAGGCGAGGATGGACGGATTTTTGGTCATGGACATGAAGGAGGCGGCAAAGGTAGGCGACATTTTCGTCACCTCAACCGGCAACATTAAGTGCATAAGGAAGGAGCACTTCGAGCTCATGAAGGATGGAGTCATAATGGCGAACGCCGGCCACTTCGACGTTGAGATATGGAAGCCCGACCTGGAGGAGCTTGCAGTTGAGATAAGCGAGCCGAGGCCCAACATCAGGGAGTACAAGCTCGCGGACGGAAGGAGGCTCTACCTCCTCGCGGACGGAAGGCTGGTCAACTTAGCGGCCGCCGACGGCCACCCTGCGGAAATAATGGACATGAGCTTCGCCCTTCAGGCGAAGGCGGCCGAATACATACTGAACAACCATGAGAGGCTTGAGCCGAAGGTCTACGTGCTCCCGAGGGAGATAGACGAGATGGTAGCTCGGATCAAGCTCGCCTCGATGGGGATAAAGATAGAGGAGCTCACCGAGGAGCAGAAAAAATATCTGGAGAGCTGGGAGCACGGGACATGA
- a CDS encoding archease, whose translation MRAWEHYEHTADIGIRGYGSTLEEAFEAVALGLFDVMVDVRKVEARECREVEVEEEDLEALLYSFLEELLVLHDMEGLVFGDVRVKIEKTENGYRLKAKACGEPLDYEKHEPKEEVKAITYHDMRIEKLPDGRWMAQFVPDL comes from the coding sequence ATGAGGGCCTGGGAGCACTACGAGCACACGGCCGACATAGGCATTCGCGGTTACGGCTCGACACTTGAGGAGGCCTTCGAGGCAGTCGCGTTAGGCCTCTTCGATGTGATGGTGGACGTGAGGAAGGTTGAAGCAAGGGAGTGTCGCGAGGTTGAGGTCGAGGAAGAGGATTTAGAGGCGCTCCTCTACAGCTTCCTTGAAGAGCTCCTCGTGCTCCACGACATGGAGGGGCTGGTCTTCGGCGACGTCCGGGTCAAGATAGAGAAGACCGAGAACGGCTACCGCCTCAAAGCGAAGGCCTGCGGTGAGCCTTTAGACTACGAGAAGCACGAGCCAAAGGAGGAAGTGAAGGCGATAACATACCACGACATGAGAATTGAGAAGCTCCCGGACGGGCGCTGGATGGCTCAGTTCGTTCCCGACCTGTGA
- a CDS encoding cyclase family protein has product MIVDLSLPLGEDTPVYPGDPEIKVKPWAFIDRDGYYMNALKLGDHSGTHVDAPAHFIPGGKTIDEMPLEKFIGEAFVLDLRDGEGPVKLDELPDSGYYNRIVLLLTGGREISPEVALFLVAEGVKAVGTDAMSIGDETVHTILLTAEVPVFENLDPTGLEQLLEKTFTFIGIPLKIEGGSGSPVRAIAML; this is encoded by the coding sequence ATGATAGTCGACCTCTCGCTCCCCCTCGGAGAGGACACCCCCGTTTACCCAGGAGACCCGGAGATAAAGGTGAAGCCCTGGGCCTTCATCGACAGGGACGGCTACTACATGAACGCCCTCAAACTCGGGGACCACTCCGGAACGCACGTCGATGCTCCAGCCCACTTCATCCCGGGCGGGAAGACCATCGACGAGATGCCCCTTGAGAAGTTCATCGGCGAGGCCTTTGTCCTCGACCTCCGGGATGGCGAAGGGCCTGTCAAACTCGACGAACTGCCCGATTCTGGCTACTACAACAGGATAGTCCTCCTCCTGACGGGTGGAAGGGAGATTTCTCCCGAGGTCGCGCTATTCCTCGTGGCAGAGGGGGTCAAAGCCGTCGGCACCGACGCGATGAGCATCGGCGATGAGACCGTCCACACCATTCTGCTGACTGCCGAAGTACCGGTTTTTGAGAACCTCGATCCTACAGGCCTTGAGCAGCTCCTCGAAAAGACGTTCACTTTCATCGGCATCCCGCTGAAAATCGAAGGGGGCTCAGGGAGCCCGGTTAGGGCGATTGCCATGCTATGA